A window of the Lactuca sativa cultivar Salinas chromosome 5, Lsat_Salinas_v11, whole genome shotgun sequence genome harbors these coding sequences:
- the LOC111891102 gene encoding uncharacterized protein LOC111891102 isoform X2 gives MVSTYNKIGKMLFQKAPSLSRTILSSASPELSIQDKKSKNTDDASCLKRGFSMLDAEFFNDNKMLEIEKGAKELNIPIIKANRKIVATTNGGLHYPSSLVFNSKWQHEETQDDAKKFSYPSVSGVMKPENEEDIAFMTILELGHLIRTKQVTSEELVRVFLKRLKRYNPVLEAVVTITEDLAYKQAKEADELLAQGIDLGPLHGIPYGLKDIISVPEYKTTWGSTTFKNQVLDIEAWVYKRLKAAGAVLVGKLVTGSLAYDDIWFGGRTRNPWNIEEFTTGSSAGPAACTAAGMVPFAIGSETAGSITYPAARCGVTALRPTFGAVGRTGVMSLSESLDKLGPFCRSAVDCAIVLDVIRGKDPDDGSSRKIFLDDPFSVDITKLTVGYLEDAEMEVVDVLKSKGVKMVAFNLSYSVESAQGILNFTMDVDMLAHFDKWQRSGEDDEYEAQDQWPTELRRTRIIPAVDYIQSQRARGKLIREVKESFRVDAFVGNATDWEKVCVGNLVGMPVMVVPVGFQKIPDPPTNDTRRRSTVTTGIYAPPDHDHIALALTMAYQTVTNHHKQRPPIDNLGPDDVIPNPPKAMIPPRILKA, from the exons GTGAGTACctataataaaataggaaaaatgtTGTTTCAAAAAGCTCCAAGTCTATCTAGAACCATTTTATCCAG TGCAAGTCCTGAGTTATCTATCCAagacaaaaaatccaaaaacacagATGATGCTTCATGCCTTAAACGTGGTTTTAGTATGTTGGATGCAGAGTTCTTCAATGACAACAAG ATGCTTGAAATCGAGAAGGGTGCCAAAGAGCTCAACATTCCTATAATTAAAGCCAATAGGAAAATAGTTGCTACCACCAATGGTGGATTGCACTACCCTTCTTCATTGGTTTTCAATTCCAAATGGCAACACGAAGAAACACAAGATGATGCTAAAAAATTCAGTTATCCTTCGGTTTCAGGTGTCATGAAGCCTGAAAATGAAGAAGATATCGCTTTCATGACT ATTCTTGAACTTGGACATCTTATAAGAACGAAACAAGTCACCTCAGAGGAGCTCGTCCGGGTTTTTCTTAAGAGGCTTAAAAG GTATAATCCAGTGTTAGAAGCAGTGGTGACCATCACCGAGGATCTTGCCTACAAACAGGCAAAGGAAGCTGATGAACTACTAGCACAAGGCATAGACTTAG GTCCACTTCATGGGATACCATATGGGCTAAAGGACATCATCTCGGTTCCTGAATATAAAACCACTTGGGGTTCAACCACATTCAAAAATCAAGTCCTTGACATTGAGGCTTGGGTGTACAAGAG ATTGAAGGCAGCAGGTGCGGTTCTTGTTGGGAAACTGGTCACAGGGTCATTAGCATATGACGATATCTGGTTTGGTGGTCGAACCAGAAACCCATGGAACATTGAGGAGTTCACCACCGGTTCATCGGCTGGACCCGCCGCCTGCACTGCAGCCGGCATGGTTCCATTTGCAATCGGGTCTGAGACGGCCGGTTCCATAACTTACCCTGCGGCTCGGTGCGGTGTGACCGCATTGAGACCGACTTTCGGTGCAGTTGGTCGAACCGGTGTCATGAGTTTGTCCGAGAGCCTG GACAAACTTGGCCCATTTTGTAGAAGTGCAGTTGATTGTGCGATTGTTCTAGATGTTATCCGGGGTAAAGATCCTGATGACGGGTCGTCAAGAAAGATCTTTCTTGATGACCCGTTTTCTGTAGACATCACGAAACTTACTGTTGGATATCTAGAGGATGCTGAGATGGAG GTGGTGGATGTGCTAAAATCAAAGGGTGTAAAGATGGTAGCGTTTAACCTGAGCTACAGTGTTGAATCTGCTCAAGGGATTTTAAATTTCACAATGGATGTGGACATGCTTGCTCACTTTGACAAGTGGCAACGATCTGGTGAAGATGACGAGTACGAGGCCCAGGATCAATGGCCCACAGAGCTTCGCCGTACGCGCATAATACCAGCTGTCGATTACATACAG TCACAAAGGGCACGTGGGAAGTTGATTCGAGAAGTAAAGGAGAGTTTCAGGGTGGATGCATTCGTAGGAAATGCGACTGATTGGGAGAAAGTCTGTGTTGGTAATCTTGTTGGGATGCCGGTTATGGTTGTTCCTGTTGGCTTTCAGAAGATTCCGGATCCACCAACTAATGATACCCGCAGAAGAAGCACTGTCACAACTGGCATCTATGCTCCACCTGATCATGACCACATT